The stretch of DNA CTTCATGCGCGCCACCTTCGGCTGACGCATCCCGTCACCGGCGCGACGCTGGCGCTTACGGCGCCGCTGCCAGAGCACATGGCCCGCACCTGGGAACTGTTCGGCTGGAACCCCGCCGAGGCCGCGCCCGACCCCTTCGAGGAACTGGAATGAACTGGACGACCCGCCGCAGGTTCTGGACAACCGTCGCCCCGGTTCCGTCCGAGGATGGCTGGACGGTGGTACTTGATGCGCGCCCGCTGCGCACGCCGGCCAAGGCGCCGCTGATCCTGCCCTCCGCCCCGCTGGCAGAGGCGATCGCCGCTGAGTGGGACAGCCAGCGCGAAGAGATCCGCCCGCAGGACATGCCACTGACCCGCGCGGCCAATTCGGCCATCGACAAGGTGCGTCCGGCCCGTGCCGCCGTGGTCACGATGCTGGCGGAATATGGCGGCTCTGATCTTCTGTGCTACCGTGCCGACGGACCCGAAGGGCTTGTCGCCCGGCAGTGCGAGCGATGGGACCGTTGGATAGGCTGGGCCGAGGCAGAGCTTTCTGCGCCGCTGACGCTGGTACAGGGGGTCATGCACTGCGAACAGCCCGAGGCAAGCCTGTCGCGGCTTCAGGATGCGGTGGCGGCACATGACGCGTTCGAACTGGCTGCCCTGCACGATCTGGTGACGCTTTCGGGATCGCTCGTGCTTGGACTGGCGGTCAGCCGGGGCGTGCTCGATCCGCAGGAGGCGTGGCGCCTGAGTCGCCTCGATGAGGACTGGCAGGCGGAGCTGTGGGGCGAGGATGCCGAGGCCGCCAGAGCCGCCGCCGAACGCGAAGCCGCCTTTCTGTCCGCGAAAATGTTCCTGGACCTGGTGCGCGCGACCGACTGATCGAACGGAACCGCCAGTGCCTGTTTTGCAGGCTATGACCCCCAAATCTGCTTTCAAACCGCTTGGGATTGCCCGGCAGACGTCATTTTGACGCCTGCGCAGGCAGATTGCAGGCTTGACCTTTGAGCCGGTTATTTCAATGTTGGTCCACTGGTTCGGGAGTGGAACCCTGTAAAAAGAACTCTGGGAGAGCGCCCGGGCAAACGCGGCTCATCGGGCCGCACCATCAGGATGAGGTTAAAATGAAGAAGATTGCATTCGCTGGCGCACTGGCTGCCGCCTCCGTTGCAGGTGGCACTGCCGGTGCGGCCACGCTCGATGACGTACGGGCTGCCGACAGCCTGAAATGTGGTGTGAATACCGGTCTGGTCGGCTTCGCGGCCCCCGATGCTAACGGCGTGTGGGGCGGCTTTGACGTCGCGGTATGCCGTGCCGTCGCTGCTGCCGTGCTGGGGGATGCGACCAAGGTCGAATTCGTCCCGACCACCGGGCAGACCCGCTTCACCGCCCTCGCCTCCGGCGAGGTGGATGTCCTGTCGCGCAACACGACCTGGACCTTCTCGCGCGATGTGGACCTGAAGTTCACCTTCACCGGCGTCAACTACTACGACGGTCAGGGCTTCATGGTGCGCAAGGATCTGGGCGTCAGCTCGGCGACCGAGCTTGATGGCGCCACCGTCTGCATCCAGACCGGCACCACGACCGAGCTCAACCTGGCCGACTACTTCCGCGCCAACAACATGAGCTACGAGCCGGTCCCGATCGAGACCAATGCCGAGGGCCAGCAGCAGTATCTGGCCGGCGCCTGCGACGCCTACACCACCGACGTGTCGGGCCTGGCCGCGACCCGCGCCACCTTCGAGGATGCGGATGCGCACATGCTGCTGCCCGAGATCGTGTCCAAGGAGCCGCTTGGCCCGCTCGTGCGCCACGGTGACGATCAGTGGGCGGATATCGTGCGCTGGACGCTGAACGCCCTGATCGCCGCCGAAGAGTACGGCGTGACCTCGGCCAACCTCGAGCAGATGGCCGCCGGAACCAACAACCCGGAAATCAACCGTCTGCTGGGCACCGAGGGCGATCTGGGCGCGATGCTCGGCCTCGACAAGGACTGGGCCAAGCGCGCGATCGCGGCCGGCGGCAACTATGGCGAGATCTTTGCCGCCACCATCGGCGAGGGCACCCCGATCGGTCTGGCGCGTGGTCTGAACGCGCAGTGGACCCAGGGCGGGCTGCTCTACGCGCCGCCGTTCCGCTGATCTGAACCAGGCCGGGCGCGTCAGCTTCCTGACGCGCCCGGTTCGCTTCGTCAGAAGACTGACCGGGCTGGGGCAGGGCCGATCAACGGACCGCACGACAACCAGCGCAGCAGACCAACAGCAAGGGGTGCGGTTCATGTCCGCTATTTCCGACGAGACGGAACAGTCCTTCCGTCTGAGCATGCTGCTTTACGATACGCGCTATCGTTCGCTCACCATCCAGGTGATCGCCTCGATCGTCATCATGCTTTCCCTGTCGTGGCTGGTCTGGAACACGATCCAGAACCTTCAGTCGCTGGGCAAGGACTTCAACTTCGGATTTTTGACCCAGCGCGCCGGCTACGACATCAACCAGCGCCTGGTCGAATACAGCTCTGAAAGCACGCATGGCCGCGCGGCGCTCGTCGGGATCCTGAACACCATCCTCGTGGCGGTGCTAGGCTGCGCGCTGGCGACCGTGCTGGGCGTCATCGCCGGTGTCCTGCGCCTGTCCAAGAACTGGATCGTGGCGCGGCTGATGGGCGTCTATGTCGAGGCCTTCCGCAACGTGCCCCTGCTGCTGTGGATCCTGCTGATCTTCGCGATCATGTCCGAATCCATGCCGCAGCCCCGCGATTTCCGCGAGGGGGGCGATGCGTCGATGCTGTTCGGCTCCATCGCCATCACCAACCGCGGAATCTATATTCCCACGCTCGAATGGGGGGCCGGCTCGAACATCCTTGTCGCGGTGTTCATCGCATCGATCGGCGGCATCTGGGCCTTTCGCCGCTACGCCCGCAAGCGGCAGGAAGCAACGGGCGAGATACTGCCCGTGCTCTGGGTGTCGCTCGGCCTGCTGATCCTGCCCTCTGCGCTGTTCTACTTCATCCTCGGGCGGCCCGTTTCGGTGCTGTACCCGGAACTCGGCGGCTTCAACTTCAGCGGCGGTGTCCACCTGCGTAACTCGCTGATCGCGCTGTGGCTGGCGCTTTCGCTCTATACCGGGGCCTTCATCGCCGAGATCGTCCGCGGTGGCATCCTCGCCATTTCCAAGGGGCAGACCGAGGCGGCCTTTGCGTTGGGCCTGCGACCGGGGCGCACCATGCGCCTGGTGATCCTGCCGCAGGCGCTGCGGGTCATCATTCCACCGCTTATCTCTCAATATCTGAACCTGACGAAGAACTCCTCGCTCGCCATCGCGGTCGGTTACATGGATGTCCGCTCGACACTCGGGGGCATCACCATCAACCAGACCGGCCGGGAACTGGAGGGGATGCTGCTACTGGGTGGCTTCTACCTCGTGCTCAGCCTCGTCATCTCGGGGGCGATGAACGTCTACAATTCCTCCGTCAAGCTGAAGGAGCGGTGAGATGAGCGAAACCCACGCGAATACCGTCTCCTTCGTCCGTGACACCATGCTGCCCGAGCAGGAACCGCCCGTGACCGAACGGGGTGTGGTGAAATGGGTGCGGGAAAACCTGTTCTCCGGCTGGCTGAACAGCATCCTCACGCTGCTGTCGCTGCTGGCCGTGTGGCAGATCCTGGGCCATATCCTGCCCTGGTTCGTGAACTCGGTGTGGAGTGCGTCCTCCCTGACCGAATGCCGCCAGATCCGTGACCAGGTCTTGGG from Halovulum dunhuangense encodes:
- a CDS encoding ATP12 family chaperone protein, translating into MNWTTRRRFWTTVAPVPSEDGWTVVLDARPLRTPAKAPLILPSAPLAEAIAAEWDSQREEIRPQDMPLTRAANSAIDKVRPARAAVVTMLAEYGGSDLLCYRADGPEGLVARQCERWDRWIGWAEAELSAPLTLVQGVMHCEQPEASLSRLQDAVAAHDAFELAALHDLVTLSGSLVLGLAVSRGVLDPQEAWRLSRLDEDWQAELWGEDAEAARAAAEREAAFLSAKMFLDLVRATD
- a CDS encoding amino acid ABC transporter permease; this encodes MSAISDETEQSFRLSMLLYDTRYRSLTIQVIASIVIMLSLSWLVWNTIQNLQSLGKDFNFGFLTQRAGYDINQRLVEYSSESTHGRAALVGILNTILVAVLGCALATVLGVIAGVLRLSKNWIVARLMGVYVEAFRNVPLLLWILLIFAIMSESMPQPRDFREGGDASMLFGSIAITNRGIYIPTLEWGAGSNILVAVFIASIGGIWAFRRYARKRQEATGEILPVLWVSLGLLILPSALFYFILGRPVSVLYPELGGFNFSGGVHLRNSLIALWLALSLYTGAFIAEIVRGGILAISKGQTEAAFALGLRPGRTMRLVILPQALRVIIPPLISQYLNLTKNSSLAIAVGYMDVRSTLGGITINQTGRELEGMLLLGGFYLVLSLVISGAMNVYNSSVKLKER
- a CDS encoding amino acid ABC transporter substrate-binding protein; its protein translation is MKKIAFAGALAAASVAGGTAGAATLDDVRAADSLKCGVNTGLVGFAAPDANGVWGGFDVAVCRAVAAAVLGDATKVEFVPTTGQTRFTALASGEVDVLSRNTTWTFSRDVDLKFTFTGVNYYDGQGFMVRKDLGVSSATELDGATVCIQTGTTTELNLADYFRANNMSYEPVPIETNAEGQQQYLAGACDAYTTDVSGLAATRATFEDADAHMLLPEIVSKEPLGPLVRHGDDQWADIVRWTLNALIAAEEYGVTSANLEQMAAGTNNPEINRLLGTEGDLGAMLGLDKDWAKRAIAAGGNYGEIFAATIGEGTPIGLARGLNAQWTQGGLLYAPPFR